A DNA window from Setaria viridis chromosome 2, Setaria_viridis_v4.0, whole genome shotgun sequence contains the following coding sequences:
- the LOC117843021 gene encoding uncharacterized protein, translated as MAEGKKARPREEELVEAALAAAAAALLVSGVKRLVVAPAAALAAPWWWPAPLSVPSPALFLLLNVVIASIVVASVQPRRGGAAASAGAVHSQEEAEAAAARLGDGAKRLKRRKSKKRTAAVAAVADGRCMALVATDGAVEAPPAAKVVEELTAADEEAAGNAEEVNKRAEEFISAFRHHLRVDSFSSGTARRSNARMESCL; from the coding sequence atggcggaggggaagaaggcgaggccgagggaggaggagctcgtggaggccgcgctggccgcggcggcggcggcgctgctcgtgTCGGGCGTCAAGAGGCtggtggtggcgccggcggccgcgctcgcggcgccgtggtggtggcccgCGCCGCTCTCGGTGCCGTCGCCCGCGCTGTTCCTGCTCCTCAACGTCGTCATCGCATCCATCGTCGTGGCGTCTGTGCagccgcggcgaggcggcgcggcggcttcGGCGGGCGCCGTCCACAGCCAGGAggaggcagaggcggcggcggcgcggctgggaGACGGCGCGAAGAGgctgaagaggaggaagagcaagAAGCGGACGGCGGCCGTGGCTGCCGTTGCGGATGGCCGCTGCATGGCGCTGGTGGCCACGGACGGGGCGGTagaggcgccgccggcggcgaaggtggtggaggagctgaCGGCGGCGGATGAGGAAGCGGCCGGCAACGCGGAGGAGGTGAACAAGCGGGCGGAGGAGTTCATCTCGGCGTTCCGGCACCACCTCAGGGTCGACTCCTTCTCGTCGGGAACCGCCCGGCGAAGCAACGCTAGAATGGAATCATGCCTTTGA